In Flavobacterium sp. CBA20B-1, one DNA window encodes the following:
- the smpB gene encoding SsrA-binding protein SmpB, whose protein sequence is MQKNINILNKRAKFEFEFIEKYTAGIVLAGTEIKSIRLGKASITDSFCEFQNGELFMINSHVEEYSFGTHYNHKAKSERKLLLNKKELKSLNKSVQNKGLTIVPLRLFTNEKGLAKVEIALAKGKKLYDKRETIKDRENKISLDRLKKAY, encoded by the coding sequence ATGCAGAAAAATATCAACATATTAAACAAACGTGCCAAATTTGAGTTTGAGTTTATTGAAAAATATACGGCAGGAATTGTTTTGGCAGGAACCGAAATAAAGTCCATTCGTTTGGGGAAAGCTTCTATTACCGACAGTTTTTGTGAGTTTCAAAACGGTGAATTGTTTATGATTAATTCGCATGTGGAAGAATATTCGTTTGGAACACATTACAACCACAAAGCAAAAAGCGAACGCAAACTGCTTTTAAACAAAAAAGAATTAAAATCGTTAAATAAAAGTGTGCAAAACAAAGGTTTAACCATTGTGCCACTGCGTTTGTTTACCAACGAAAAAGGCTTGGCAAAAGTTGAAATTGCTTTGGCAAAAGGTAAAAAACTATACGATAAACGCGAAACCATTAAAGACCGCGAAAATAAAATTAGTTTAGACCGTTTAAAGAAAGCTTATTAG
- a CDS encoding ABC1 kinase family protein yields the protein MNQIKKIKRIGNVISILSKYGFDDIIARTSAEKFLPKGFLKSKRGEEIFKLGVYKRVRLVLEELGPTYVKLGQMFSNREDILPPEMIAELSELQDNVPPEDMDIFQKLADELLIDPQEQFEYINPTPIASASISQVYVGRLINGEKVVIKVKRTTIEEIIRSDIMIMKDLANILEKNYDTARKMSLKQLINSFENNMYRELSLTNELHNIEKFRKNFENRTEVYVPQTYKELSNNNMLTMEFVDGFKVNNKEKIIENGMLPKDVAQTGIVLFMKMVLEDGFFHADPHPGNVFIMNNQKFCFIDFGSMGQIMKGDMALLEEIIESFMIQDAKKIIRLTKRLAIEYHIEDEKTLEREIYDIFHMLEHTALNEINVNDIVAKVKSIMANNHVLMPEFIYLLMRGISIIEGIGKQLDPELNVMESMRPYANELALKKYGPKQIAQKSIKHLKILAANMQNLPDDLTVLLEKIKDDKLKINFEVEGLEDVRQTLQNASNRLTYAIIIAALSIGSSILMMAHIPPLFYGNSFLGLLGFLISGILGIVIIYSIWKKDK from the coding sequence ATGAATCAAATCAAAAAAATAAAACGTATTGGCAACGTAATCAGTATTTTATCTAAATATGGATTCGATGATATTATTGCGCGTACCAGTGCAGAAAAATTTCTGCCCAAAGGTTTCCTAAAATCAAAACGCGGCGAAGAAATTTTTAAACTCGGCGTTTACAAGCGTGTGCGTTTGGTGTTGGAAGAATTGGGACCAACGTATGTGAAGCTCGGACAAATGTTCAGCAACCGCGAAGATATTCTTCCGCCAGAAATGATTGCCGAATTATCCGAACTGCAAGATAATGTGCCGCCTGAAGATATGGATATATTCCAAAAATTGGCAGACGAACTTTTAATTGATCCTCAAGAACAATTTGAGTACATCAACCCTACTCCTATTGCATCTGCGTCTATTTCGCAAGTATATGTGGGGCGATTGATTAACGGTGAAAAAGTGGTGATTAAGGTTAAGAGAACCACTATCGAAGAAATAATTCGGTCGGATATCATGATCATGAAAGATTTGGCAAATATTTTAGAAAAAAATTATGATACTGCCCGAAAAATGAGTTTAAAGCAGCTTATTAATTCGTTTGAAAACAATATGTATCGCGAATTATCGCTGACCAATGAACTGCATAATATAGAAAAATTTCGCAAAAATTTCGAAAACCGCACCGAAGTATATGTTCCGCAAACCTATAAAGAACTATCGAACAACAACATGCTTACCATGGAATTTGTCGATGGTTTTAAAGTAAACAATAAAGAAAAAATCATTGAAAACGGCATGCTGCCAAAGGATGTGGCGCAAACAGGCATTGTGTTGTTTATGAAAATGGTTTTAGAAGACGGTTTTTTTCATGCAGATCCGCATCCGGGCAATGTGTTTATAATGAACAACCAAAAATTCTGCTTTATAGATTTTGGTTCTATGGGTCAGATTATGAAAGGCGATATGGCATTGTTAGAAGAAATTATTGAAAGTTTTATGATTCAAGATGCCAAAAAAATCATTCGTCTTACCAAGCGTTTGGCAATTGAATATCATATTGAGGATGAAAAAACGTTGGAACGGGAAATCTACGATATTTTTCACATGCTGGAACACACCGCTTTGAACGAGATTAACGTGAACGATATTGTGGCAAAAGTAAAATCGATTATGGCAAATAATCATGTGTTGATGCCAGAATTTATCTATTTGCTGATGCGCGGAATTTCAATCATTGAAGGAATTGGCAAGCAGTTAGACCCCGAGCTAAACGTTATGGAAAGCATGCGTCCGTATGCAAATGAGTTGGCTTTAAAAAAATACGGTCCCAAACAAATTGCCCAAAAATCAATAAAACATTTAAAAATTTTGGCAGCAAATATGCAAAACCTGCCCGATGATTTAACCGTTTTATTAGAGAAAATAAAAGACGATAAATTAAAAATCAATTTTGAAGTGGAGGGCTTAGAAGATGTTCGACAAACTCTGCAAAATGCATCGAATCGATTAACGTATGCCATAATTATTGCGGCTTTGTCAATTGGCTCGTCTATTTTAATGATGGCTCATATTCCGCCGTTGTTCTATGGAAATTCGTTTTTAGGCTTATTAGGATTTTTAATTTCCGGTATTTTAGGCATCGTTATTATTTATTCTATCTGGAAAAAAGACAAATAG